Sequence from the Thalassoglobus sp. JC818 genome:
CGCGCGCAGAAGTTGTCTCCCGAGACGCCCAGCGACACTCTGGAGCTTCCCGAGTTGGAACAGGCCCTTGCGGTCAAGAACAGCGAACTGGTTCAGGTTCAGTCACGCATCGACAAGTTAAAAGCGGCGATCGATGACCGGACTCAGCGACAGCGAACCATCAAAGATCGACTCGTCGCCATCCCGACGGAGCGAACCGAACTCCAGACCGAACTGAGCCGTTTTGCAGAGGTGGATCAGTCCAATCTCACCGAGATGTCCAAGTATCTCGCGCTCCTTGCAGCTCGGCAGAAACTGGACGCTGAACCGACTGCCCTGCAGGAAGAGTTGGCGTTAAGCAATGCAGAAGAAGCGAACAACCTGCTTCGGCTCGAACAGCAGAAAGAGTTGTTGCGCGTCGAAATTCTGAAAGCGGAAGTGACCAAGTTTTCCCAGCAGGTCAATCGAGCACGGCGTTCCAATGCGCGGAACCGGCTCAATCTCGCCAAGGAACAGGCGAACGCAGCGAAAGAAGCCGACGAACCGTGGAGTATCGCCCTGGCTGACGTCTATTTCCGTACGGCAGCGATCATTGAGACCGAACTGGAAGTTCAGACCAGCCAGCAGGAAGTTGAACGCGAATTGACCGAAGTCGATCAACAAATTTCTTCGCTGAAAGAGGAATTTGAGCAGCTTCAAAGTCGTGAAGACCGAACCGGAACAAGCCAAAGCTTTGGAATTCGACTTCGCCAGCAGCGCTCGTTGCTCCCTTCTCCGAGTGTTCTTCGTAGTGAAGCACTCCTGCGCAATGAAGACTACGAAGAAGCGTATCTCGACTTCTTCGACTACCGCGAAGAACGGAATAAGCTGGACGAAGTTGAAGACGAGATCAACGCGATTCTGGGAAAAGTGCCAGCCAACGACAATCTCGACACAGATGAGCGAGAGGCAATTGCGAAAGAGATTCGCACCGCATTTCTCGACCAACGTGATGCCCTCAACGCGGTGATTGTCGCATTCGATAAGAAAATCGACAGTCTCGAAAGCTACGATGCAGCCCAGAACTCGTTCGCGAATCTGAGTGAACAGTTTGCGGAATATATCGACGAGCGTGTCTTGTGGATTCGCAGCCACGATCCAATCACTCTCAGAGGTCTGACATCAGATGTCGCGAGTCTGCATGTGTTGGCCGATCGAGGAAACTGGTTGGCCTTCTTCGATCAGATTCGAGGTGATTTTCAGAAGAACCCCACGCTCTACTTCGTCGCACTCTTGCTGTGGGTAGTTCTACTTTTCACACGACGCCGACAAACTGAACGCATTCTGCAAACTGGAAAGAAAGCAGCGAGTCGACTCAATCTGTCGATGAAGCCGACCATTCAATCGTTGCTGATGACACTCAGTAAGTCTGCGGTAGTGGGGGCTCCGTTTCTGTTTCTGGGCTGGCGGCTTTCGAATGCTTTCGTCATCGATTCCAACCCGCAGGCGCTGCATCAATTTGCGACGCTCGGAAAAAACCTCATTATCGTTGGCAGTATCGTCACGTTTTTAGAGTTTGTTCGAAACGTCAGTCGGCCATCCGGGCTGGGCATCTCTCACTTCGGCTGGTCCAAAGATGCCTGCAAAGTCTTGAACTGGCAGACGAACGAGCTGATCTTCTTCGTCGTTCCGTTGACTGTGGTCATCGCGATCCTTGATGCCTGGAAAACCGTGGGTGATACGGAAACAATTGTTCGGTTGATCACGATCGGCGCGTATTTAATCTTGGCGGCGAAGCTGTATCGATTGACGAATCCGCACAACGGAATCGCCACGATGTGGTCGCAGCCATCTTCAGATGGATGGTTGGATCGGTTCCTGCGGATCTTTCACGTTCTCGCTATCGCGTTTCCGATCGGTATGTCGTTGTTGACTGCGATGGGGTTTTATTACGCGACGCACCGCATCACGATGGATCTTCTGGAGACGATCGCGGTCTTCTTCTTTGTCGTGTTCTCACGGGCAATCATGTTCCGGTGGTTGGCTCTCCGGCAGCGTCGTCTGGCTCTGGAAGAATCTCGGTTACGTCGAGCTGCAAAAACGAAATTGGAAGAGGCTGGAGCTTCGGTCGCTCCAGAGACGGAGGAGCAGAAATCGAATCTTGCGGAAGTCAGCTCGCAGACTCGCAGACTGTTGAACACGACGTTGACGATCATGTCGATCTTCATCATCTGGAACATTTGGAGCGATGTCTTACCAGCGCTTCAGTACTTCGATCAGTGGACTCTCCCGGGGACCGAACTCGGGCTGCCGAGTCTTGTGTCTGCGCTATTCATTGCTGCATTGGCAGCGACTGCGGCGAAGAACGTTCCCGGTTTGCTGGAGATCACTCTGCTCGAATGGTTACCGCTCGAGAAGTCGAGTCGCTATGCGATCGGGGCCATTACGCAGTACTTGATTGCCATTTTCGGGGTCCTTCTCGTCAGTGCTCAACTTGATATCGGTTGGGAAAAAGTCCAATGGCTGGCGGCAGCTTTGACGTTCGGTCTCGGCTTCGGTTTGCAGGAAATTTTTGCCAATTTCGTTTCAGGTTTGATCATTCTGTTCGAACAACCGGTTCGACTGGGTGACATCGTAACCATCGATCAAATTTCCGGATCGGTGACCAAGATTCGAATTCGTGCGACGACGATCACTGACTGGGATCGGAAGGAATACATCGTCCCGAACCGCGAGTTTATCACCGGGAAATTGTTGAACTGGACGTTGACCGACTCGACTAATCGAATCGTGATTGAAGTCGGGGTTGCGTACGGCTCCGATCCCGAACTCGTCCAACGGATTATTCTGAAGTGTGCCGAGAACCATCCGCGACTTCTTCGAGAACCGCCGCCCGTGTGCGTGATGGACCGCTTCGCTGACAGTTCGTTGAACTTCACGTTGAGAGGTTTTCTGCCGAATCTTGAGTTTCGTCTGCTGACGATTCATGAGTTGCATGTAGCAATCAATAATGAGTTCGCCAAGGAAGGAATCGAGATTCCGTTCCCACAACGCGATCTGCACGTTCGGTCTACGGTCAATCTTCCGATCGAAAATCGATTGCCTCAGGCGATTGAAGTTCCAGCATCAGTTCCAAGATCGGGTGTCGAGGTGGTGGACGATCCGGAATCGAACGGGGAAGCATCATGAAAAATGCACTGATTGCGAATTCTCGTGGGGAGGATGCGATGGCCTTGGCCACGAGGCGATGGGCTGTGGTGTGCTTGCTGATCGCTCTTATCACAACAAGTCGCGGTCAAGCTTGGGGAGAAGAACGTACGTCAAAGCAGCGAGCTTTGTTCGAAACATTTCTCTCCGAGTTCGTCTCTGTTCGTCCCGGTGAGGAAGGATTCCCCGACTCATTGAAAGTGGAGAGTCTTGCTCAAGATGATTCGAAAGATCCTCAGACAATTGTGATCCCGTTTACGAATCCGTTTCAGATTTCCAAATATGAGGTTTACCAGGATCTCTACGAAGCTGTGATGGGAGAGAATCCAAGTCGCTGGAAGGGACCAAGAAACTCTGCGGAACGAATATCACACGAGGATGCTGTCGAGTTCTGCACGCGATTGACGAGTATTCTCCGCGAGGAAAATCTGATCGGGGAGACACAGGTCGTCCGCCTGCCGACTGAAACGGAATGGCTCTATTGTGCCAAGGGAGGCACAAATACGGCTTACAGCTTTGGTGACAATCCGCGATTGGATGGGGATCAGGGAACCCAAGCGAGCAGGCTCGATGACTATGCGTGGCACACCGGAAACGCGGCGGGAAATGACCCTGCTGTGGGTGTGCTGAAACCGAATCTTTTCGGGCTTTATGACATCCATGGATATCTGTGGGAATATTGTCTCGACGATTGGACGCCCGACTTTCCCGGAGGTCGAACGACCCAGGATGGCCTCTTTCGTTCCAGCACTTCGACGGAAGTCACGATTCGGGGTGGCTCCTGGAAAGATCCCTATTCGCTGCTGAGGCTGAAGACGAGGAAGCCGTTTCCTAAAGCTGGGGGCGATGATGCTGTCGGATTCCGCTGCGTTCTGGTCGAGGCACGTGCGAGATGAATTGGAGTCCGGACGAGGAAGACTTCGAAGGCTCTTACTCAGATGAATTCTCAGAGGGAGAATGGGCTGAGGATTCTGCTGATGATGAACTGACAGTTCCATGCACCGGATGCGGCAGTCCGATCTACATCGATGCAGATGTTTGTCCGGTGTGCGGGGAATTCCAAATCGACACAGCGCCTCGACTCGCTCGAAAACCTGCTTGGTATATCGTTCTGGGAATTGCGGGAGTGATCGCGACGATTTCCGCGATGCTGTTTATGTTTTGACAGTTTACGTTCTGAAGATGTTTAGCACGTAGACGTCTCGCTGTTTCAGATTTCGATGCGTGCCCAATAGAGACGATTCGTGTCGCCGTGTGCGCGGAAGCCTTCCAGCATGGTGCGGATTGATGGTTTCACGAAGTCGCGATAAGCAGGGCGAGAGCGGGAGTTGAGCCGGATTTCGCAGCGCTGACTGAAATCGAAAACGTCAGGAGACAGCCAGACTGTCGCTCCATGTGCTGGAACGTTGACGTAAATCGTGCCGCCGGGTGAAACGCGACCGGAAAAAACTTTTGGACGCGGACTGGACCAGATATCTTCCGGAAAGAGTTCGTCTTTCATTCCGCGTGCTTCGACCCAATAGAATTGATTCTCGGAACTTCTCAGGCTGGAAGCTTCCCACTCTGATAATTCGCTCAGTGCTGGTCTTCGCGTGAATTGCATCCACTCGAAGATACGCTCCTGCTCTTCACCGTACGACTCGTAACCGCGAGCTTTGTAGTCACAGTAGGTGACGTCATGCCCGCGCGACATCATGCTGTTCAACGGAATCGCGTTCGCGTCGAGTGTGTTTCGATCACGTTCTCCACTCACGATGTACCAGCTGGTGTGAGGAGCGTTTTCGTCGTAGTAGTTGCAGATTCGACTGCACTGACCGGTGATCGGCACGATGCCTGCGAACCAGTCGGGCTGAGACATTCCGAGATCGAAGCAAAGATCTCCTCCCATGCCATGACCGGCCAGGAAAATTCTGTCGGAGTCGATGCGGCAGCGCTTTCGGATGTCATTGATCGCGTTCAGCACCGTTTGGTGTGACCGAGTATTTCCATCGTATACGGTTTCCGATTCTTCAGCATATTCTGGGGCGATGACGATATATCCGCGTCGTTGAGCCCATCCGGTGTTCTGACCATCGCCTGCCCACCAGTGGATTTCGTCTTCACACGTTCTCCCCGCACTCCGCAGAACCACGAGCAGCGGGTAACGGCTGTTTCGCGAATACTCCGGAGGGAGGATGACGGAGTAAGTTTCGGGCTCTGTCGATTCAGGATTGTTGATGACCTGCTGTGTGACTACGCCGGGCTGAACAACTGGCGGTTCAAGCGGAGGAGGGAGCAGCGAAAGCATCGTCGTCAGTCGATCGATGCCGACATACTCAAGTGACTGAAGCTGTTCGACGAGATGATCATCCTGAACGGGATCGTTTGTGTTTCTGAGGATTTCCAGCACTATGAATCGAGCTTTCCACAGCGAGATTGCTTCTTCAAGATCGACGACCGCATTGGACTCTCCGATCACCCATCCGGAATAAGCCAGGGCCAGTTTCTGATCGGGGGTGAGCGTTTCGTCTTGAGTCGCTCGAAGGAAGGGAGTGAGCCGATCGATGGTGTCGTAGTGCAGTTCATCGATGAGTTGTGACTTCAGCGGACGAAGGGCGGCGGCCTGTTCGTCTTCAATCTCAGCTTGCAGCATGTCCAGCATGATCACGACTTGATCTCGATCGCGAATCGCCAGTTCATACTCCCGGACCACATCCTGAGACTTTCGGTACACGCTGGCGCTCACGCGGTCTTGCGAAACCGTTTGGGCAATCGAATAAGCAAGTCGATGCTGGCCGGCTTCCCGGCGACGATCGAGCTCGTTGATCGCTGCTTGAGCGAGGGATTCTTCGAGATAGGTTTGAGTCGTCTCAGCCCAGTCCTGCTCGTCGGGAAAATCGGCTGCGATGTCGGAGAGTGCCTGTTTCGCTTGTCCGAACATTCGTCCTTGGGCGTAGAAAGTGACGATCGCTTTCCGATCACGGACGTCGGTCGGATCGGAAACCTGTTCGATCAAGGATTGGACGACCTCCGACGGAATTGTTTTCGTGTCGAGGCAGTACTCCCATTGGTGCGTCAGTCCCTCAACTTTGACGTAATCAGGTCGCAGCTGTGTGATGCCCTGAACGATCGGTACGCTTCGATCCGACGATTGCAGAATGACCGTCCGCCAACCGGATCGATCGAATGGTTCGATGCTTGTGAATCCGCCGACCAGCGATGGACCGGTTCTGCGAGAGGAACGCTTTTGCGGAATGTCGAAAGTGACCAGCCGGGCGAGATCATCATCTTCGAGGACGTCGCCTTCGATATTCTTCCGATGAACGAAGAAGCGGCGGACTCCGTCATCGACCATCCAGTATGCGTCGATGCGTCCGACGATGGTCGTATTTCTTGCGATGGTGGCAGTGTTCAGCCCGGGGACCTGAACGGCAGTTCCGCTCAGTCGAATTCCATTTTTGAGTGTGACTTCATCTGCATTGATGGAGCTGCCGAAAAGTCCGATCAAGCACGCGATGACTGGCAGGCATGTTCGGACTTGAATGCTGAACATTGTGGCTGGACCTCACGAGTGGAAAGTGTCACGTCTCTTAAGCAGAACCCTGTCCGAATTCTCGTCCCTGTGCTGGCGAGCGAATGACTCAAAGTCGGTTTCTCGCGGGATTACGGACAGGCAGTTGCAAGTTGCTCTCTCGCGCTTATCGACTCCATCTTTCCGCCACATCGTCATTAATTCCAGTACTTTTGTTCCATTTGAATGGAACGGCTGCAATGTTCGGAATGTTCAACTGAGGCAAAGTGAAACGGTTCCAACGATCGCACAAACCGGAGGAAATTGTCTTGCTGATGGAGCGGAGTTGGACTCGGGTTAGACAATTTGCATTCTTTTCGGGAGGTTTTAAGTGGTTTTGCAGTAGCTGTTTACGACGCAATCGTGTGCAGCCTCGACGGAAAAGTGGGAGATTGTTTCAATAATCATCGATGTGAATTCATCTTACTGGGTGATGAAGGTCTTTGTTCGTGCATTCCAATGAGTCAAAACAACTTGATTCGGCGTTGTTGACGTCTTGGTACACGGAGTTTTCGCCCCGGATTCGCGTGTTTCTGGTGGGGTTGCTTCGTGACTCTGCGGTTGCAGAGGAAGCACTTCAGATGACATTTGAGAAAGCCTTGACCGAAGGGGGAGTCGTCCAAGCGGGGGCGGAGAAAGCGTGGTTGTTCCAAGTCGCTTTTAACGAAGCGATGCAACTCCGTCGACGGCGGGAGACCCAGAAGCGAGCCTATTCCGCGGTCGGTAAGACGCTGTCAGCGCGGGACGAGGGTCAACCCTTCGATCAAATTCTCACCGATGAGCGAGTCAGTAGTGTGAAGGCAGCGATTGAGACTCTGCCAGAGAAATATCAGAACATTGTGGAACGCCGAATTTATCGAGAGCAGACCTTTCAGCAGATCGCGGATGAGTGCGAATTGCCGCTGGGAACAGTCCTCTCTCAAATGCAGACAGCCCTAAAACTGCTGCACGAACGATTGAAAGAATACGAGAGTCTCGACGCATCGAGACATAGTTGATTGGATAACGAACGAACTCGCATGAACCCTTTTCTTGAACAAGATGACTTTCTGCTCGATGCTCATCGCTATCTGTGCGATGACATGTCGGAAGCAGAGCGACGATCATTCGAAGCGTTGTTGACGACGAACCATTCAGCACAGGAAGCGTTCGTCGATCAGGTTCTCCTCGAAGCAGCATGTCACCGTATCTCTGCTGAAAGCTCGCGAGTTCAAGCGCTGAACCATCGGTCGCGTGCAACACAAACAGTTCAAGAGGCCAGTGTTCGACCGGCAGCCGTTTCACGGTCATCCGTCTCATTGAGATCTGTCACGACACCCGGGACGAAGGATCGGTCCTCGCGTTGGGAACTCAGCCGTACGCTCGCCGTTGTTGTGACCAGCTGTGTGATGGGAGTTCTGATTTGGGGAGCGGGGTCAGCGTTCCAGGGGCAAGATTCAGAGCGCTCGCTTCGCGACCAACTGGTAACCAGTGACGACGTGAACGCCATCGACGTCTGGGCCCAATTGAGCGCGGAAGAGCAAGTCGAATTCATTGACGACGTTGATGCTGAGGCGGAAGCCGAATTGTTGTCGTCTCCATTATTTGTGTCGGCGGAACTTGATGTTCCCGATTGGATGTTCGCAGCGGTTGAAGCATCGTCTCTGATCGACGACATGAAACTCGATGAGCCTTCATCTGAGGGAGGGCCATTGTGATGACGTTCTGCGTCAAAATTGCCTGGCAGATTTCCTTCGCTGCGGTGCTTTCGCTTGTCCTCTTGTTGAATACATCGCTTCAAGCTCAGGACAAGAAGGAAAGTCTCACGAAACAGCAGGAAACGGTTGCTCTTGAGTTCGCGAAGGAGCATCACCGCGAGCTCCACAAACTGATTTCACAGCTGAAGGAGATGGATCCTCAACGTTATGAGTCAGCGATTGCCGAGTTGTTTGAAAGCAGCGAGCGGCTCAATCGTTTCAAAGAGCGAATGCCTGATCGTTACGAGACCGAGATTGAGCTGTGGAAAATCGATTCCCGCGTTCGACTTCTCGTGGCACGCTCGATGTCCGGAATGGAT
This genomic interval carries:
- a CDS encoding mechanosensitive ion channel domain-containing protein, with the translated sequence MQLLRIAKWCCAFTFWWTISFSTVLAQPNDTPVPPSGVQDPSGMSVSREMIDALRSRIEGSADLTEEQKKSALENLDKATLSLAAAKDFAAREKLAKDSLESIPERRANLQAELERAQKLSPETPSDTLELPELEQALAVKNSELVQVQSRIDKLKAAIDDRTQRQRTIKDRLVAIPTERTELQTELSRFAEVDQSNLTEMSKYLALLAARQKLDAEPTALQEELALSNAEEANNLLRLEQQKELLRVEILKAEVTKFSQQVNRARRSNARNRLNLAKEQANAAKEADEPWSIALADVYFRTAAIIETELEVQTSQQEVERELTEVDQQISSLKEEFEQLQSREDRTGTSQSFGIRLRQQRSLLPSPSVLRSEALLRNEDYEEAYLDFFDYREERNKLDEVEDEINAILGKVPANDNLDTDEREAIAKEIRTAFLDQRDALNAVIVAFDKKIDSLESYDAAQNSFANLSEQFAEYIDERVLWIRSHDPITLRGLTSDVASLHVLADRGNWLAFFDQIRGDFQKNPTLYFVALLLWVVLLFTRRRQTERILQTGKKAASRLNLSMKPTIQSLLMTLSKSAVVGAPFLFLGWRLSNAFVIDSNPQALHQFATLGKNLIIVGSIVTFLEFVRNVSRPSGLGISHFGWSKDACKVLNWQTNELIFFVVPLTVVIAILDAWKTVGDTETIVRLITIGAYLILAAKLYRLTNPHNGIATMWSQPSSDGWLDRFLRIFHVLAIAFPIGMSLLTAMGFYYATHRITMDLLETIAVFFFVVFSRAIMFRWLALRQRRLALEESRLRRAAKTKLEEAGASVAPETEEQKSNLAEVSSQTRRLLNTTLTIMSIFIIWNIWSDVLPALQYFDQWTLPGTELGLPSLVSALFIAALAATAAKNVPGLLEITLLEWLPLEKSSRYAIGAITQYLIAIFGVLLVSAQLDIGWEKVQWLAAALTFGLGFGLQEIFANFVSGLIILFEQPVRLGDIVTIDQISGSVTKIRIRATTITDWDRKEYIVPNREFITGKLLNWTLTDSTNRIVIEVGVAYGSDPELVQRIILKCAENHPRLLREPPPVCVMDRFADSSLNFTLRGFLPNLEFRLLTIHELHVAINNEFAKEGIEIPFPQRDLHVRSTVNLPIENRLPQAIEVPASVPRSGVEVVDDPESNGEAS
- a CDS encoding formylglycine-generating enzyme family protein, translating into MKNALIANSRGEDAMALATRRWAVVCLLIALITTSRGQAWGEERTSKQRALFETFLSEFVSVRPGEEGFPDSLKVESLAQDDSKDPQTIVIPFTNPFQISKYEVYQDLYEAVMGENPSRWKGPRNSAERISHEDAVEFCTRLTSILREENLIGETQVVRLPTETEWLYCAKGGTNTAYSFGDNPRLDGDQGTQASRLDDYAWHTGNAAGNDPAVGVLKPNLFGLYDIHGYLWEYCLDDWTPDFPGGRTTQDGLFRSSTSTEVTIRGGSWKDPYSLLRLKTRKPFPKAGGDDAVGFRCVLVEARAR
- a CDS encoding RNA polymerase sigma factor, which translates into the protein MHSNESKQLDSALLTSWYTEFSPRIRVFLVGLLRDSAVAEEALQMTFEKALTEGGVVQAGAEKAWLFQVAFNEAMQLRRRRETQKRAYSAVGKTLSARDEGQPFDQILTDERVSSVKAAIETLPEKYQNIVERRIYREQTFQQIADECELPLGTVLSQMQTALKLLHERLKEYESLDASRHS